In Elephas maximus indicus isolate mEleMax1 chromosome 5, mEleMax1 primary haplotype, whole genome shotgun sequence, the sequence gaactagatggtgcccagctacaaccgatgactgccctgacagggaacacaacagagaacccctgagggagcacgagagcagtgggatgtagaccccaaattctcgtaaaaagatctgacttaatggtctgattgagactagagagaccctggagatcacggtccccagaccttctgttagcccaagactggaaccattcctaaacccaactcttcagatagggactggactggactatgggatagaaaatgataatggtgaggattgagcttcttggatcaagcagacacatgagactatgtgggcagctcctgtctggatggaagatgagagggcagagggggtcagaagctgcccaaatggacatgaaaatagagggtggagagaagaagtgtgctgtcccattagagggagagcaactaggagtatatagcaaggtgtatgtaagtttttgtatgagagactgacttggtttgtaaactttcacttaaaaaacaataataaaaaaaaaaattccgctTCCCACTAtcgagagtggcgtctggggtcttaaacactagtgcccggacatctaagatgcatcgattggtctcaactcacctggagcaaaggagaatgaagaacaccaaagacacaaggtaataatgaacccaagagactgaaagggccacataaatcagagactacatcagcatgagaccagaagaactagatggtgcctggctacaaccgatgactgccctgacagggaacacaacagagaatccctgatggagcaggagaaaaaggggatgcagacctcaaattctagtaaaaagaccagacttaatggtctgactgagattagagggaCCATgaaggtcatggtctccagaccttctgttagcccaagactgggactattcccgaagccaactcttcagacagggattgggactggactataagacagaaaatgatactggtgaggagtgagcttcttggctcaagtagacacacgagactttacggaaggggagatgagaaggcggcggggtggggggggctggttgaatggacacaggaatacagggcggagagaaagagtgtgctgtcacattgtaggaagagcaaccagggtcacgtaacaatgtgcgTATAAGTTTCTATATGAAaaactgacctgaattgtaaactttcacttgaagcacaaaaaaagaaaaaaaaaagcgtgCAAGCTACTGACCTAGGAGGTCAGAGTTCCACTCTGAGCGTAGAATAGCGAATGCACCCTGCTGGGGAGACAAGACCACCACTAGCGAGGAAGCAGCACACGAGACCTGCCGCTGACCTAAACATGCACAGCTCAAACAGACCACTGAGCTGTGGGTGTACTCTGAGACCGGCCACACCAGGCGCAGCCCTGCCAGGGCCAGGCTGTGACTGCACTCCCTGGCCTGCTGCCAGAACAGGGCCAACAGGGGTTGGGCAGCTGGGCTGTGGGTGCAGCTGTGGCCTGCCACTGGACAGGGCTGATCAGGACTGGCCAGCTGGGCTGTGAGTACATCTATGGACCCAGCAAAGGTCCAGACCGAGGCAGTGAGAGCCAAGGTGGCCAAGGAGGACCAGCTCCACACCAGACTAGGAATGCACCAGCTTAGCAggcagggagaagaggaaaggggACCACCTAGAAAAAGGGAAGCCCATTTGTGAAGAGGCCACGCGGCATCCACATTGAAGCAACAGATAAGACACTGTGCCCAGCCCCCAGGAGACAGGCCCAGCTCCTAGGAAGACAAAGGAAGCTCCCATAAAAGGACATGAATAAAGAGGCCACGAGGAGGCCAAGCAGCAAGCCGTGGGCACCTAGTGCTGTGGGTCCCAGAAAGCAGAAGCCCGCTGCTGGGAATTGAGAAGTGTGTCTCACACAGGTGCAGCCTGAGCCAAGCAAGGGCGGGAAAGATCTGAGCAGAGGACCCAAGGGAAGCTGCAACCTGAAAGCAAGACAGCGCCGTACCATGCACACGAGGGGCTCATGAGGTGGTGGGGGCACAGCAGACGCACACGAGTGGCTCACAGGGCGgtgggagcacagcagaggaagcaCGCGAGACACTGGGGGGGCTCAAGAGGGTGAGCACGTGCAGTGGGGAATGGAGTCGAGCCCAGGTTGCTGGCTCCAGATTAGGCTTCACAAGCAGCTTGAGCAGGTAGACAAGCACCGAGTAGGGGACGTGCTGCATCTGGAGCAGAGCCAGAAAGGGCTTTATGGAGGAAGGGCCACATTACAGGGTGGGGGGTGCTCCTCCCAGCACGGAGAGTACTCATTGATTGATCTGCCGATgagaaaagaactttaaaaaaacctGTCTCGAGAAATATTTAAGAGAAAGAAATCAAGATTTGCAAATAAGGCAATGCTGCTAGGACTACGGTCAACACGAGGACTGTCCATACTACTTAGCAGCCTGGGAGAGGGCTCAGCAGGCCAGCTGCCGGCAGTCAAAGCTTTCCTAGCTTCCTGGAACTCTACTTCAGCCAGAAAGAGAGAAGTCATTAGACAAAACCTACATCAAAGCTTCAGCCTCTGAGTAAACTGCACTGTGTCACGATTAATCATTTGAAACAAATGGTGAGGGTGTAAGGTGCCCCTGAGGTGAGACACAGATAGGCAGTCATCCCACACAGCAGCAACTCACAGTGACAAGAACTGTGCCCAAGGCCGCAGAGTTGGTGTGTAGGGGCagagagggggtggggaggactcATGGGGCGGGGAGAGGGGAGGTGTGTGGGGGGATGTAGGGGGGGATTGTCAGGAGTGGGAACTCAAGGTGGGATGTGGGGGGGCACCGGCAGCAGGCCTGGCTgaccctctccctcccccgccaccaccccagcagtgtgaccttgagtatacccctgACCCTCCAAACCTGCCTCCTGCCCTGTTAAATGCCAAGGTTAAAGCAGAATGAGTGGGCGCTAGACACCTGGCTGCAGCAGGTGTCTAGACGCTGGCAGGGAGTGTGAGTGTGACTGGCTGGGGAGTACTCATGCCACAGGACAGAACTCACTGCAGGAGGGCCTCATCGCAAGCAGCCGTGGGCGCTGCTCCAGAGCCTGGGCCTGCGCTGCCGTTTTAGTGGGACGAGTGGACTTCCAGAGTCAGTACCGATTCTCACCTcactttctcctgcccaccagcAGTGCGAGGCCACTCCCCACCCGTGTCTTCCCAGAAAGCACTAAGTCAGCGGGAACCCGGGCACCTGGGGAACACCCAGACCTTTCTGGGTGCAGACTCCTGGCAGAGCACCAAGAACATTAAGTTCAACGTGCCGGCTGGTGAATGAGATGAGTGTCCAGGAGCCGGGTGCTCTTGCAGGTGATCTGCCCACCCTGTGGACCCAGAGCACCTGGGCGCCCTGTGCAAACGGTCCACAGCTCACCTGTCTGAAGACAGGATCACGGTAAGCATCTACGTTTTGGGTAACAAGAACTCTGCTGAAGGCCTTGCACTCGCTCCTACCCTCTCCCACGGGACCCGTTGACACTGCACCCTGGAAGAATGTCCAAACACAGACAAAAGAGCGCCCCGGAGGAAAAAACGCCCCACCTCTGTACATACGCGAGCGTCTTTCCTTACTACACCTAACAGTACCGCACACAgtcgcacacacacatacgcacacacacggACACGCGAGtgcgcacacatacatacacgcacgcgcacacacacacacacgggcgcgcacaagcacacacacatacgtgcacAGAGGAACATCCCCCCTCAGCTTACAACACCCGGGCGGCGGCGAGGGCGCGGACCCGACTCACCATGAACGCGCGGGGCTCAGGATCGCGCGGCCGGCGGCTCCATGCCTCGCTCCGCGGACACTGCCCTCTGCCGCACCCGGGGCCGACCCACGGAGGGACCGAGGGACCGACCCGCAGACGCACAGGACGCAAGGCAGGGCTGCGGCTGCGGGGCGGAGCCAGGCCACTCAGTCGCGCGCAGATGCCGGGAGCGCACGACGCTCGGTTCGCTCCGCCTCCAACGCTCCAGCCTGGCTCGTCGAGACCCCGACCTGGGCCCGGGAGACCGGGACcggggccgggggccgggggccgggggccggggaccgggggcggggccgggggcggggctgcGCCAGGGAGACCTCAGCGTCCCGGGCGCGTGGGTGTCCACAGTGGGTGGTGGTAGCAGAAGGCAGCTGCGCCCCCTTTCGACAGGCGCAGGGGCACCGGGCGAAAGGTGCGCGCAGCTGGGCGGCTCCAGCGGCCGCACCTGGGCACGCTTAGCCACGATCTCAGTCTCCCGACCGCCGCAGACAGGTGCAGCTTGGTCCTATCctaaagggaaactgaggctccgagCCTTGCACAGGGCCAGGGACGTAGGGCCTAGACGCGGCTTTGCACCCCCCTCCCAGGCTTGCCCGCGGAGTCCGACTTCTAGGAACTGACGAGGCCAGGCGTGCCGGTGAAGACACGGGATTCTTCGGAGGAAGGATGCGCAGACCACCGCTAAACCGGCATCCGGCATCCGTCTAAACCTCGGGCACCGGGTCCCTGGTTACACGGGGGATGTACATGGTAAGAAGTAAGCGTAATGCCGAGCAACACACAGCCAAGTTCTAGCTCGTAATGTAAGAAGATACTGAGAAATACCTACCAAAGGGCACTATACAGAGTATTAACGCGGGTCTTGCCCGGGTGGTGGTGGCTAGTTGCCTTCTcacctgattccgactcatggcgaccccgtgtgcagagcagaactgctctgaagggttttcaaggctgtggccttcgggaagcagattgccaggcctgtcttccgaggcacttctgggtaggttcgaaccagcAACCTCTGGGCTAGtggtccagcacttaactgtttgcactgaccttttcttctttatactcTACTGTGGTTGTCAGATGTTTCCTACACTgagattattttaattaaaacaccaggacacaccaaaaaaaacccaggcccGGATAGAAACCAGATCTGTGGTTGCTTTTGGAGGGGGTTGCCTGGGAAGGGCCACAAAGACCTGTAGTGATGGAAACACTCTCTCAATGTGCACTCATCAGAACTGAATGgcatgataaaaattattttaaaataaataaataaataaataaaaagactaaaaacaaaaactgaatggTATACTTCAGAGCATTCTGCTTGAAAATCACACCTcaacttaaaaaatgtttaaagtcCTTGTAGGGTCAGAGTTGTTTTAGGTCACCCGTGGGCCAGGGTCCGAGGGCTGGCCAGCCTGGGTCTGGGGCTCGCAGGGCTCTCCCTGTGACAGCCTGCACAGGCCCCTGGGCTGTGAGCACACACTTCCGCCGGCTGATTTTCTACAAAGCAGAATGGCCAAATCCCAGCAGGAGCTTCTTCATTCAGAAGACACCTAGAAAGTCCTCCGGGGGAGAACTGAACAGACAGACGGTGACAAGTGACAACGAGGGTGTGGAGGAACTGGAACCGTCACACGATGGCAGGAGTGGAAAATGCATCAGCAGTTCTGGAagagagtttggcagtttcttacaggCACCTACCGTACGACCAGGAGCTCCACGCCTAGGGATACACTCAACACAGGCACCTACCGTACGACCAGGAGCTCCACGCCTAGGGATACACTCAACACAGGCACCTACCGTACGACCAGGAGCTCCACGCCTAGGGATACACTCAACACAGGCACCTACCGTACGACCAGGAGCTCCACGCCTAGGGATACACTCAACACAGGCACCTACCGTACGACCAGGAGCTCCACGCCTAGGGATACACTCAACACAGGCACCTACCGTACGACCAGGAGCTCCACGCCTAGGGATACACTCAACACAGGCACCTACCGTACGACCAGGAGCTCCACGCCTAGGGATACACTCAACACAGGCACCTACCGTACGACCAGGAGCTCCACGCCTAGGGATACACTCAACACAGGCACCTACCGTACGACCAGGAGCTCCACGCCTAGGGATACACTCAACACAGGCACCTACCCTAGGACCAGGAGCTCCACGCCTAGGGATACACTCAACACAGGCACCTACCGTACGACCAGGAGCTCCATGCCTAGGGATACACTCAACACAGGCACCTACCCTAAGACCAGGAGCTCCACGCCTAGGGATACACTCAACACAGGCACCTACCGTACGACCAGGAGCTCCACGCCTAGGGATACACTCAACACAGGCACCTACCCTAGGACCAGGAGCTCCACGCCTAGGGATACACTCAACACAGGCACCTACCGTACGACCAGGAGCTCCACGCCTAGGGATACACTCAACACAGGCACCTACCGTACGACCAGGAGCTCCACGCCTAGGGATACACTCAACACAGGCGCCTACCGTACGACCAGGAGCTCCACGCCTAGGGATACACTCAACACAGGCACCTACCCTAAGACCAGGAGCTCCACGCCTAGGGATACACTCAACACAGGCACCTACCGTACGACCAGGAGCTCCATGCCTAGGGATACACTCAACACAGGCACCTACCCTAAGACCAGGAGCTCCATGCCTAGGGATACACTCAACACAGGCACCTACCGTACGACCAGGAGCTCCACGCCTAGGGATACACTCAACACAGGCACCTACCGTACGACCAGGAGCTCCACGCCTAGGGATACACTCAACACAGGCACCTACCGTACGACCAGGAGCTCCACGCCTAGGGATACACTCAACACAGGCACCTACCCTAGGACCAGGAGCTCCACGCCTAGGGATACGCTCAACACAGGCACCTACCCTAGGACCAGGAGCTCCACGCCTAGGGATACGCTCAACACAGGCGCCTACCGTATGACCAGGAGCTCCACGCCTAGGGATACACTCAACACAGGCACCTACCCTAAGACCAGGAGCTCCACACCTAGGGAACACTCAACACAGGCACCTACCCTAGGACCAGGAGCTCCACGCCTAGGGATACACTCAACACAGGCACCTACCCTACGACCAGGAGCTCCACGCCTAGGGATACACTCAACACAGGCACCTACCCTAGGACCAGGAGCTCCACGCCTAGGGATACACTCAACACAGGCACCTACCGTATGACCAGGAGCTCCACGCCTAGGGATACACTCAACACAGGCACCTACCCTAAGACCAGGAGCTCCACGCCTAGGGATACACTCAACACAGGCACCTACCCTAAGACCAGGAGCTCCACGCCTAGGGATACACTCAACACAGGCACCTACCGTACGACCAGGAGCTCCACGCCTAGGGATACACTCAACACAGGCACCTACCGTATGACCAGGAGCTCCATGCCTAGGGATACAGTCAACACAGGCATCTACCGTATGCCCGGGAGCTCCATGCCTAGGAATACACTCAAGAGAATTAAAACATACCCGTGAGATGCAAatatgcagcattattcataacggCCCCAAACTGGAAGCAATCCCAAAATCCACCAACTGGTGAAGAGGAAAGCAgcaatgaaaaaagaacaaactaccaTAACATGGTGCTATAAGATgggtgaacctcaaaaacatcatgctaagcgaaagatgccagacacaaaagacaatttgcatgactccatttatatgaaatttcttAAAAAGGCAAATTTctagaggaaaaaacaaatggGCATTTGCCTGGGGCTGGAGCAGGGTCGACTGCAAACAGGCAGAAGGGAACTCTTTTGAGTGATGAAATTCTCTAACACTGGACTGCAGTGAAGGTGGCCTAACTGTATACATTGACTACCAATCACAAAGCAGTTACAATGATTTTAGGGTATATCAATAATTTCTCAACAAAGAAGAGTTGATTCTGGCTGGAAGGATCAGGGAAGAAGGTCTTGTTAAGAAAAAATTATCCCTAACTTGCAAAGAAGGCAAAAGCAGGTGTGGTGGATGGAAGGGAGGCTTCCTTTCAGTTCACACCTGGGCATTTTTAACACGCGTGTCCAGGGATTATCTAGGAGAATGTGCCTGTGGTCTTTATTTTCTGATTAAAGCCCAGATACTTCAAAGTTACATGTTATCTTGTAGATTTATGTCCCACAGAGAAGATAATCCCGAGGGTGATGACATACTTCCCTGTAGGACACTCACCACTTTGTTTAAATCTAACCCAGCAGTCTTGTTCTAACTCTTTTTGGGTTTTATGCCTATAAATATCCAATTCCTCAAATGCTCTTGGAATCAACTTTACCATCTCACTCTTCTCCTCAATGAGATAAATAAATCTTTGACCCACggtcacttaaaaaaaagtaaatgttatAAGAAAAGGTTGTGTGTCTGTTAGGTGCAGTCTAGTCGAtttttcactcatagtgaccccgtgtgacagagcagaactgccccatagggtctcctaggctgtcatcttggCTCAAAAGGGGCAGTTTGGTGCAACTGGGGGAATTGAGTATGGTCTGAGTACCAGATGCAATTATAGAATTACTGCGATAGTACTTCCATGGTTTTGTAGGAGAATGTCTACCCTTACAGAGTATGTGCTCAAGTACTGAGGAGTGAGATGTCATGGTACCTGCAACTGTGTTCTAGATGTTTCAATtttccaaaaacagaaaaaggcgCAACAAAGCGGATATGGCAGAAGTCAACAGCTGTTTGATCTAGGTGGAGACTGTATGGGTGTCCATGAAATTGTTCTTTGAACCAACCCTTCTGTAggtttgaagtttttcttcatggGCGTCAGAAACTAGTAAGAAGACAGCCTCCTTCAGATCTCTTCTCAAATGCCCGTCCTCACAGACACACTCCATGACCACTGGAACCAGAACGAGGCCCGGTGGCCTCCTCCCAGCATCAGGTTCTGCCTGCTCGGCACTTCATCACAACTTGTGATGACGTGATGACTCAAGTAGTCTTTACTGCCCAACAGACTGTAAACGCTCTGAGAGCAAAGGCTTCAGCTGTCCTTCTCCGAGGAACGCCTAGCTAAGTAAATGGCTCACAGTAGACATCTGAGCCTTTGAGGAATAAATGTGCCACCACGTGAagttgaggtccctgggtggtgcaagccatTTGCGCTTTAACATAGAGGCTGGCGGTATGAACCCCCCCGCAGTGCAGCCAaagaaagtctggtgatctgcttctgtaaagaccatagctaagaaaaccttacagagcagttctactttataacacatggggtcgccatgagtggaaattgacttgacaacaatgggttttttattttcatatgaaatcatttattcttccttccttctctcctttcaccaatccttccacccacccaccctttcatccaccatccattcatccacccacccacccatctacccatccatccctGCATTCACCCatccctccacccacccacccatccctccatctacccatccatctacccacctatctacctACTCACCcattcttccatccatccatccctccatccctacACCTACCCATgcctccatccacccacccatgtctccatccacccacccatgccTCCCTCCACCCACGCCtccctccacccatccatcccTCTACCCACCCACCTATCCCTCCATCCCTACACCTACTCATGCctccatccacctacccatccCTCTATCTATCCActcatccctccctccatccacccacccatccctccatccctacACCTACCCATGCctccatccacctacccatccctccatccacccatccatccctccatccacccacccacccatccctctATCCATACACCTACCCTCCATCCACCCGCCCATCCCTCCATACACCCCCCATCCCTCCATCCACTCACCCATACATCCCTCCACCCGCTCACCCACCCATCTATCTACCCACATATCCCCCCACCTacccatccctccatccacccacccatccctccatccctacacccacccatccctccatccactcatccatccatccctccacccGCTCACCCACCCATCTATCTACCCACATAtccctccacccacccatccatccacccacccaccgaTTCACCCATCCCTCCATCtattcattcatccacccacccacccatccatccatccatctacccatctgtCCAGCCATCCAGGATTTATGGTGCTTGGCTCTAGAAATGGAGATGAATAGGCCCCTGCCCTCGAGTAGCTCGCGGACTAGCAGGTGGACAACAGCTACACCTGGTGATCAGTGCTATGACACAGAGAAACCCCTAAGGCTCAGACGAGCCCCAAAGAGGCCACTGACCCAGCCTGAGGGGTTAGTGGTGACTGTCTGGAAAACCAATTCCTGCAGCTGAAAGACAGCCAGTCACAGTGTAGCTCTGTCCTCAGCCTCCACAGGCCTCCTACCAACACCCAGGCCCCCAGCCAAGCACCTGGTGCCACATGCACTCATTGCCGCAAGTCAACACGCTCACTAAATCAATACAGGGCTGAGTCGAGGTACACGCTGTGTTCACCAAACACGTTGGCCATCTTCTCTGGCAGGCTACAGCCTGCAAGTCACTTCACCAATGCAGCTTCCATCACAAATCTGAGAACTGTACACCATTTACAAAGTCTTAACTATATTCATACTATACCACGGGACAAGCTGACTTTTACTAAATGCTAAAACGGGAAAGGGAGCAATAACAGAAGTTCGCAGAACCTCTCCGTCTCAGATTGACACCAGAGCTCACAGCAATCTTAGTCTCTCCTGACTGCGGCGTGATGGATGGTGGTCTGAGATGACCAGTGCTCATCCCAGGCCTCCTGCATGTTCACTATGACATGGGATGTGTGGCTCGCTTGCTTTATCTACAACATGGCCACCACTGCCCTTTGAGGTCAGGGAGGTGAAGTGCGTTCACCTGTCCATCGTGGCACGGGAGCAGGTGCTGGCAAACCCACCCTGCTGCAGGGCACTGGGTTTCTCAGGGACGCGAAGGTGCCTGAGCAGCACCGTCAGTGCCCCACCACGGCATAGCTGACCAAAGCCCACCGCCTCAGTGAGTCACAAGGTGACAGCGGAGGAAGACGCCAAGCCCTGCACACGTAGCAGAAGCAAGAAGACCGTTAACAAAGTGGGGTATGAACGGGCCTGGCTGACAGTGGGCGCTGCCCAGGACCTGGCAACAACACAGCCCAGCCTCACCTACTCTTGTGGGTGTATGTCCAGCAACACATAGGAGGGTCTGAGACAGCAAAAGGCCAGCGCAGGACGTACCGTGAGGCACACGGTGGAGTGGCTCAGGGTGGGCTCGGGAAACCCTGAGACAAGGAGGTCATGGGAGGAGCTGCAGGTAGAGGCCCCAGAGGAGACAGCTGGgaccccaagggacagaaagtcATGTGGCCAAGGTGCGCAGCAGTCAGATCATGGGGAGTGGGGTCCTTGTCAGGTGGTGATAAGGGGTGTGCTTTTTAGTCACATGTGATAAGAAACCACTGGGAAATTTTAaatagagattgttgttgttagttgccttctcgtgtcagttctgacccatggcgaccccatgtgtgcagagtagaactacttcacagGGTgtccaaagctgtgacctttcagaagcagatcaacaggcctgtcttctgaggcacctcggggtgggttcaaactgccaaacttctggctagtagtcaagtgcttaaccttttacGCCACCCAGCCACTCTTAAGTAGAGGAGTGACATGACTTACTGTATGTACAGAGAACAACCAGAGCGGCAGGAGTGGTTCTCTGGGTGACAGGATTAGGGGTGACGCTAGTTttcattacattatatcagatttctACATGTACTGTGTTAACGTTTACAGCCAAaagtaaaactaaaaccaaagccaaacaagCAAACCAAAGTAGCAGCTAAATGTGCTCCTTAGCAGGGCACCGAGCCGGCCACCAGCCCGCCCCTTGGGCCTGCCCTCCTGATGCCACCCAGTGCCCCTGCCCAGCTGCAGTCCACTCTACAAGCCGCCTCCCACCCCTGGGCACCAAGGCTCTTTCAGCCCTCCTTAACTTGGCCATACCATTCTATCTGCGGAGATTGCTCTCTCCTCCCTACCCACCcaccaaaaaatggaaaaaaacaaaccaaaaccttcCTACTTCTCCTTCAAAGACACCCCTCCAGGTGACCCCTCGTGCAGCTCCAGAGAGAAAGGCCTGCTTgagggccaagaggagctgagagagctgtcctgcactgaagaaggcagggatgtgctctccactgggcgggggcggggggggggggacctTCCAGACCCTGCCTACATGCTTACTGATCCTGACCCCGAGTTGTagcctgttccttaataaaccacttaactgtaggtatggtctgtgagttctgtgcggccattgcaacaaattatggaacccagcagagaagcagagagtgccggCTGCTGTCAGAACTGGTCAAAAGGCTGGAGAGTGgcagtatgtctgacctccacctcctgggcatcagctttgggctgatcctggtcactgcccccctgaagttagacaggttctcacactactactactaccatTTTTCAGCTCCCTTCCCACGGGCAAAAGGACAGCCACTGATGTGAGCCCCCCAGGGACTTACAAGGAATAACCCAAGCTCCAACTAGAGCCGCAAAGAGCGCCAGCAGCTGGAATTCTACTCAGAACCTTTGGAACCTGATGGCCAGTAACACTTACCAGACACTCCCCACGTGTCAGCCCCAGGGCCAAGTCAGACACACATGGTCTCATTCCATCCTGACCACCCACCCCCAGAACCTGTGCACATGTGACCTTACAGGGGACAAGGGCTGTGCAGGGTGATCAGAGAAGGATCTCAAGAGGGGAGATCCTTCTGGGTTAGCTGGGTGGGCCTGGTGTGACATCAGTGTCCTTACGAGAGGGCAGCAGAGGGACAGTCACTGCAGAACGGGGAGGCCGTGAGAGTgatggggccacaagccaaggaatggtgGCAGCATCCAGGAGTTGGGAGAGAAAGGATCAGATTATCCCCTCGGAGcctccagggagccctggtggcacagtggttaaagcactcgggtgctaaccaaaatgttggcagtttgaatgcaccagctgctctgtgggagaaagatgtggcgcctgcttccataaagaccacagccttggaaaccctctggggcagttctactcagtcctacagggtcgctgggagttgaaactgactcaaatgacaaagggtctggttttggttttgagcctccagaaggaaccagccctgccaataccctaatattaacccaaaAGATTCATTTCGGACTTCTGAcccccagaactgtaagagaagaCATTTGTGTAGTTTGTCACAGCGGTAACAGTGACACACACAGGTGCTCTCAGCATCGCCTCCTCCCCACCTGGCCCCACCCTTTCTTTCCAGATACTGCACCCGAGGCCCTAAGAAACCTCCCTACTCAGGTAACAGGTAGAAAATTAATTACTGGTTTGcaacctttcttcttttcctggtgATTTAATGCTATGAATTTCCCGCAAAGCGGTGCTTGCACTCTGTCCCACAATCTTGATATGCTGTATTTTCATTCACGTCAGAATATTCCCTCATTTTCCTCGTGACCTCCCCATGAATT encodes:
- the LOC126077401 gene encoding translation initiation factor IF-2-like isoform X14, which codes for MLHICISRVCFNSLECIPRHGAPGHTVDACVDCIPRHGAPGHTVGACVECIPRRGAPGRTVGACVECIPRRGAPGLRVGACVECIPRRGAPGLRVGACVECIPRRGAPGHTVGACVECIPRRGAPGPRVGACVECIPRRGAPGRRVGACVECIPRRGAPGPRVGACVECIPRRGAPGRTVGACVECIPRRGAPGRTVGACVECIPRRGAPGLRVGACVECIPRRGAPGRTVGACVECIPRRGAPGRTVGACVECIPRRGAPGRTVGACVECIPRRGAPGPRVGACVECIPRRGAPGRTVGACVECIPRRGAPGLRVGACVECIPRHGAPGRTVGACVECIPRRGAPGPRVGACVECIPRRGAPGRTVGACVECIPRRGAPGRTVGACVECIPRRGAPGRTVGACVECIPRRGAPGRTVGACVECIPRRGAPGRTVGACVECIPRRGAPGRTVGACVECIPRRGAPGRTVGACVECIPRRGAPGRTVGACVECIPRRGAPGRTVGACKKLPNSLPELLMHFPLLPSCDGSSSSTPSLSLVTVCLFSSPPEDFLGVF
- the LOC126077401 gene encoding translation initiation factor IF-2-like isoform X6; this translates as MLHICISRVCFNSLECIPRHGAPGHTVDACVDCIPRHGAPGHTVGACVECIPRRGAPGRTVGACVECIPRRGAPGLRVGACVECIPRRGAPGLRVGACVECIPRRGAPGHTVGACVECIPRRGAPGPRVGACVECIPRRGAPGRRVGACVECIPRRGAPGPRVGACVECIPRRGAPGRTVGACVECIPRRGAPGRTVGACVECIPRRGAPGRTVGACVECIPRRGAPGLRVGACVECIPRRGAPGRTVGACVECIPRRGAPGRTVGACVECIPRRGAPGRTVGACVECIPRRGAPGPRVGACVECIPRRGAPGRTVGACVECIPRRGAPGLRVGACVECIPRHGAPGRTVGACVECIPRRGAPGPRVGACVECIPRRGAPGRTVGACVECIPRRGAPGRTVGACVECIPRRGAPGRTVGACVECIPRRGAPGRTVGACVECIPRRGAPGRTVGACVECIPRRGAPGRTVGACVECIPRRGAPGRTVGACVECIPRRGAPGRTVGACVECIPRRGAPGRTVGACKKLPNSLPELLMHFPLLPSCDGSSSSTPSLSLVTVCLFSSPPEDFLGVF
- the LOC126077401 gene encoding translation initiation factor IF-2-like isoform X4, encoding MLHICISRVCFNSLECIPRHGAPGHTVDACVDCIPRHGAPGHTVGACVECIPRRGAPGRTVGACVECIPRRGAPGLRVGACVECIPRRGAPGLRVGACVECIPRRGAPGHTVGACVECIPRRGAPGPRVGACVECIPRRGAPGRRVGACVECIPRRGAPGPRVGACVECIPRRGAPGRTVGACVECIPRRGAPGRTVGACVECIPRRGAPGRTVGACVECIPRHGAPGLRVGACVECIPRRGAPGLRVGACVECIPRRGAPGRTVGACVECIPRRGAPGRTVGACVECIPRRGAPGRTVGACVECIPRRGAPGPRVGACVECIPRRGAPGRTVGACVECIPRRGAPGLRVGACVECIPRHGAPGRTVGACVECIPRRGAPGPRVGACVECIPRRGAPGRTVGACVECIPRRGAPGRTVGACVECIPRRGAPGRTVGACVECIPRRGAPGRTVGACVECIPRRGAPGRTVGACVECIPRRGAPGRTVGACVECIPRRGAPGRTVGACVECIPRRGAPGRTVGACVECIPRRGAPGRTVGACKKLPNSLPELLMHFPLLPSCDGSSSSTPSLSLVTVCLFSSPPEDFLGVF